From the genome of Streptomyces sp. NBC_01116, one region includes:
- the hemB gene encoding porphobilinogen synthase, with protein MTAYGNFPGSRPRRLRTTPAMRRMVAETRLDPANLILPAFVREGIDAPVAISSMPGVHQHTLDTLRKAAVEAVSAGVSGIMLFGVPEDAKKDGRGTAGTDPDGILQAGLRAVREEVGDDLVVMSDLCLDEYTDHGHCGVLDGDGRVDNDATLERYAEMAQVQADAGAHVVGPSGMMDGQVGVVRDALDQTGHEDVSILAYTVKYSSAFYGPFREAVGSSLTGDRKTYQQDPANARESLRELALDLEEGADMVMVKPAGPYLDVLAKVAESVDVPVAAYQISGEYAMIEAAAERGWIDRDKAILESLTGIRRAGAQMILTYWATEAAQWLGRDARR; from the coding sequence ATGACTGCGTACGGAAACTTCCCCGGCTCCCGCCCCCGGCGGCTGCGGACGACCCCGGCGATGCGGCGGATGGTCGCCGAGACACGGCTCGACCCCGCGAACCTGATCCTGCCCGCGTTCGTGCGGGAGGGCATCGACGCCCCGGTCGCCATCTCGTCGATGCCCGGCGTGCACCAGCACACCCTGGACACCCTGCGGAAGGCGGCCGTCGAGGCGGTCTCGGCCGGAGTCTCGGGGATCATGCTCTTCGGTGTGCCGGAGGACGCGAAGAAGGACGGCCGGGGCACGGCGGGCACGGACCCGGACGGCATCCTCCAGGCCGGCCTGCGCGCGGTCCGCGAGGAGGTCGGCGACGACCTGGTCGTGATGTCGGACCTGTGCCTGGACGAGTACACCGACCACGGCCACTGCGGGGTCCTCGACGGCGACGGCCGGGTGGACAACGACGCGACGCTGGAGCGGTACGCGGAGATGGCCCAGGTCCAGGCGGACGCCGGGGCCCATGTGGTGGGCCCCAGCGGGATGATGGACGGCCAGGTCGGCGTGGTCCGCGACGCCCTGGACCAGACCGGTCACGAGGACGTGTCGATCCTCGCCTACACCGTGAAGTACAGCTCGGCCTTCTACGGCCCCTTCCGCGAGGCCGTCGGCTCCTCGCTGACCGGCGACCGCAAGACCTACCAGCAGGACCCGGCCAACGCCCGAGAGTCGCTGCGGGAGCTGGCGCTGGACCTGGAGGAGGGCGCGGACATGGTCATGGTGAAGCCCGCCGGACCGTATCTGGACGTCCTCGCCAAGGTCGCGGAGTCGGTGGACGTGCCGGTCGCGGCGTACCAGATCAGCGGCGAGTACGCGATGATCGAGGCCGCCGCCGAGCGGGGCTGGATCGACCGGGACAAGGCGATCCTGGAGAGCCTGACCGGGATCCGGCGGGCCGGGGCGCAGATGATCCTGACGTACTGGGCGACCGAGGCCGCCCAGTGGCTCGGGCGGGACGCGCGGCGCTGA